A single genomic interval of Croceibacter atlanticus HTCC2559 harbors:
- a CDS encoding amidohydrolase family protein, with the protein MRFVFYSLVVLLVFSCKKAKEPNTIYDIVIEGARVIDPETQTDSVLNVAIQNDKIAILTTESLKGKKVIDGRDKILSPGFIDLHAHGQTNLENEYQVFDGVTTALELEIGIDTLKQYYQARTGNALLNFGASACQLAYRNKVIVKDDRVYNTIYEELNDSAVNVALTEDKFSRLREKLKDALNYGAIGIGVPVGYLPNASIKEIEDVYAFAGTHNIPVFSHIREGGAIAFQQAISDAILNKTQLHLCHLPSMARKDIAFCLDAVEKAQALGFPISTELYPYTAGNTEIGSAIFNEGWQERLGCTYQDLQWVETGERLTPETFKTYRKKGGSVIVHMMKEKWVDSAMASKTTMIASDGGSYSPLGHPRSSGTFCKTIHTYVKEKQLITINNAIEKMTLMPAKVLEGIVPDMKLRGRTQPGSYADLLLFNLDDIKDNATYTKGFQKSSGMDYVIVNGKILIEHGELQVNLFPGKAIKSQLNL; encoded by the coding sequence ATGAGATTCGTTTTTTATTCATTAGTCGTATTACTCGTTTTTTCTTGTAAGAAAGCTAAAGAGCCAAATACTATATATGATATTGTTATTGAAGGTGCTCGCGTTATAGATCCAGAAACACAAACAGATAGCGTCTTAAATGTTGCAATACAAAATGATAAGATAGCTATACTTACAACTGAAAGCTTAAAAGGTAAAAAGGTTATTGATGGTCGTGACAAAATCTTGTCGCCTGGCTTTATAGATTTACACGCACACGGTCAAACAAACCTCGAAAATGAATATCAAGTTTTTGATGGTGTTACCACAGCTTTAGAATTAGAAATTGGTATTGATACCTTAAAGCAATATTACCAAGCAAGAACCGGAAACGCATTGCTAAATTTTGGAGCTTCTGCTTGCCAATTGGCGTATAGAAATAAGGTTATCGTCAAAGATGATAGAGTTTACAACACTATTTATGAGGAGTTAAACGACTCCGCTGTTAATGTAGCACTTACCGAAGATAAGTTTTCAAGGTTAAGAGAAAAACTTAAAGATGCATTAAATTATGGTGCTATTGGTATTGGTGTTCCTGTTGGTTACTTGCCTAATGCATCAATAAAAGAGATTGAAGACGTCTATGCCTTTGCAGGTACGCATAATATTCCTGTTTTCTCACACATACGTGAAGGTGGCGCTATAGCGTTTCAACAAGCAATTAGCGATGCTATTTTAAACAAAACGCAACTACATCTCTGTCATTTACCAAGTATGGCTCGAAAGGATATCGCTTTCTGTTTAGATGCTGTTGAAAAAGCTCAAGCTCTTGGTTTTCCCATTTCAACAGAATTATATCCATACACTGCTGGAAATACTGAAATAGGATCCGCAATTTTTAATGAAGGTTGGCAAGAGCGATTAGGATGCACCTACCAAGACTTACAATGGGTTGAAACTGGCGAACGATTAACACCCGAAACATTTAAAACTTATAGAAAAAAAGGTGGATCTGTAATTGTACATATGATGAAAGAAAAATGGGTAGATAGTGCAATGGCTTCTAAAACAACAATGATTGCTAGTGATGGTGGCTCATATTCTCCATTAGGACATCCAAGATCTTCAGGAACATTCTGTAAAACAATACATACTTATGTAAAAGAAAAACAGCTTATCACAATTAATAATGCTATTGAAAAAATGACACTAATGCCGGCCAAGGTATTGGAAGGTATTGTTCCAGATATGAAATTAAGAGGCAGAACACAACCAGGAAGCTACGCAGACCTACTGCTTTTTAATTTAGATGATATTAAAGATAATGCCACATATACAAAAGGATTTCAGAAATCTTCTGGAATGGATTATGTGATTGTAAATGGTAAGATTCTTATTGAACATGGTGAGTTACAAGTTAATTTATTTCCTGGAAAAGCTATAAAAAGTCAACTCAACTTATGA